One stretch of Legionella birminghamensis DNA includes these proteins:
- the asnS gene encoding asparagine--tRNA ligase: MTEVYTIKQCLDGEISVDETVCVRGWVKTRRDSKAGLSFISVHDGSCFAPIQLVASESLANYQTEILKLTAGCAIIATGKLVTSQGKGQSFEIQVENLEVAGWVENPESYPIQAKRHTLEFLREVAHLRPRTNTIGAVTRIRHCLAQAVHRFFHERGYFWIHTPIITASDCEGAGEMFRVSTLDLTNLPRNQDGKIDFSKDFFGREAFLTVSGQLNVEAYCLAMSKVYTFGPTFRAENSNTSRHLAEFWMIEPEIAFAGLSDIAALSQEMLRYLCKVVLDERADDMEFFNQFVAPGCIERLENIAESEFEIMSYTDAISALQKADKSFDYPVSWGLDLQSEHERYIAEELCKKPVILTDYPKEIKGFYMRLNDDGRTVAAMDVLAPGIGEIIGGSQREERLEVLDQRMDECGLNKEDYNWYRDLRRYGTVPHAGYGLGFERLISYVTGVGNVRDVIPFPRTPGNANY, from the coding sequence ATGACAGAGGTTTATACGATAAAACAATGCCTTGACGGTGAAATTAGTGTCGATGAGACAGTTTGCGTGCGGGGCTGGGTAAAAACACGCAGAGATTCCAAAGCGGGCCTCTCATTTATCAGTGTGCATGATGGCTCTTGCTTTGCCCCGATCCAGCTGGTTGCTTCAGAAAGCTTGGCCAATTACCAAACTGAAATTTTAAAATTGACAGCCGGATGTGCCATTATCGCAACTGGCAAACTGGTCACCTCACAAGGAAAAGGGCAATCCTTTGAGATCCAGGTTGAAAATCTTGAAGTAGCAGGTTGGGTTGAAAACCCTGAAAGCTATCCTATCCAGGCGAAAAGGCACACGCTTGAGTTTTTACGTGAAGTAGCCCATCTTCGTCCCCGCACCAATACAATCGGCGCAGTAACCCGTATACGTCATTGCCTGGCTCAAGCTGTCCATCGATTTTTCCATGAGCGCGGTTATTTCTGGATTCACACCCCCATCATCACCGCCAGCGACTGCGAAGGCGCAGGTGAAATGTTTAGAGTCAGTACCCTGGATCTCACCAATTTGCCGCGAAACCAGGACGGAAAAATTGATTTTTCCAAAGACTTTTTCGGGCGAGAAGCATTTCTGACCGTTTCAGGCCAGCTTAACGTAGAGGCCTATTGTCTGGCGATGTCGAAGGTCTACACCTTTGGCCCGACATTCCGAGCTGAAAACTCAAACACCAGCCGCCATCTGGCAGAGTTCTGGATGATTGAGCCAGAGATTGCATTTGCCGGCTTAAGTGATATCGCTGCATTAAGCCAGGAAATGCTACGTTATCTTTGTAAAGTGGTTCTTGATGAACGCGCTGACGATATGGAATTCTTCAACCAGTTTGTAGCGCCTGGCTGTATCGAACGTCTGGAAAATATTGCAGAGTCTGAGTTTGAAATAATGTCTTATACTGACGCCATTAGCGCATTGCAGAAAGCAGACAAATCTTTTGACTACCCTGTTTCCTGGGGGCTGGACTTACAATCAGAGCACGAACGTTATATTGCGGAAGAGCTCTGCAAGAAACCAGTGATTCTTACTGATTATCCCAAAGAGATTAAAGGCTTTTACATGCGACTTAATGATGACGGCCGAACAGTCGCAGCCATGGATGTTCTTGCACCAGGCATTGGTGAAATCATCGGCGGCAGCCAGCGTGAAGAGCGCCTGGAGGTACTGGATCAGCGCATGGATGAATGCGGGCTGAATAAAGAGGATTATAACTGGTATCGCGACTTGCGCCGTTACGGCACAGTGCCCCACGCGGGCTATGGCCTTGGATTCGAACGCTTAATCAGTTATGTGACTGGGGTCGGCAACGTTAGAGACGTTATTCCATTCCCACGTACGCCTGGTAATGCGAATTATTAA
- the maiA gene encoding maleylacetoacetate isomerase codes for MKLYDYYRSTASYRVRIALNIKNISYERIAVHLVNNGGEHHHPDYLNLNPQGLVPTLDEHGHIVTQSLAIIEYLDEISPTPPLLPATPFGRAQVRSLALLIACDMHPLNNLRVLNQLRSQFGADEAQIHEWYHRWLKEGFDAFERRLSAIPHKHHYCYGNEVSLADICLIPQVYNAKRFGFPMDEYPLINEIEAYCLGLAAFKNAAPEG; via the coding sequence GTGAAACTTTATGATTACTATCGCTCAACAGCAAGTTATCGGGTCAGAATCGCACTAAATATCAAAAACATAAGTTATGAAAGAATAGCGGTACATTTAGTCAATAATGGCGGTGAGCATCATCATCCAGATTATTTAAATCTTAATCCTCAAGGTCTGGTTCCAACCCTGGATGAGCATGGACATATTGTCACGCAGTCACTAGCGATTATTGAGTACCTGGATGAAATATCCCCTACTCCGCCGCTTCTTCCAGCAACGCCTTTTGGACGGGCGCAGGTAAGAAGCCTGGCTTTACTGATTGCCTGTGATATGCATCCACTAAACAACCTGCGCGTGCTAAACCAGTTACGCAGTCAGTTTGGCGCCGATGAAGCCCAAATCCACGAATGGTATCACCGTTGGTTAAAAGAAGGCTTTGATGCGTTTGAGAGACGGCTGTCGGCCATACCTCATAAACACCACTACTGTTATGGCAACGAAGTGAGTCTGGCAGATATATGTCTGATCCCGCAAGTGTATAACGCCAAACGATTTGGTTTTCCGATGGATGAATATCCGCTAATTAATGAGATAGAGGCTTATTGCCTTGGTTTAGCTGCTTTTAAAAATGCAGCACCAGAGGGTTGA
- a CDS encoding lipoprotein-releasing ABC transporter permease subunit, translating into MFKPLALYIGLRYTRAKKKNHFVSFISLSSMLGIGLGVMVLITVLSVMNGFDVEIHRRFFGMAPEITVTGRDGKISDWPSLEKELTQIPGIKAVVPFVGGQGLLTNEGQVLPIILTGVDPELEEKVSHIKEKMLIGDMKNLKNFGIILGRGLADSLGVMIGDKVTIMIPQATVTPAGMVPRFKRFTVAGVFSAGNGFNFDSKLAFINLNDAQKLMQLGNDVTGLKMKINNIYNAPKLSEVIAAKLGEEYQVGNWTDQFGAFFDAVKMEKTMMFLILLLIIGVAAFNLVSSLVMVVNDKQSEIAILRTIGATPGIILWTFIVQGMLVGVIGTLIGLVGGIILASNATAIVNWLQAFFDTRVLSSSIYFVDYLPSKIMLSDLVKICAAALTMSFLATIYPAWRASKTVIAEALHYE; encoded by the coding sequence ATGTTCAAACCCCTAGCGCTTTATATCGGATTACGTTATACGCGTGCCAAGAAAAAGAATCACTTTGTATCATTCATCTCCCTAAGCTCCATGCTGGGTATTGGTCTGGGAGTCATGGTTCTGATTACTGTGCTATCGGTGATGAATGGTTTTGATGTTGAAATTCATCGGCGTTTTTTTGGCATGGCTCCTGAAATTACCGTCACCGGACGAGATGGGAAAATCAGCGACTGGCCCTCTTTGGAAAAAGAGTTAACCCAAATTCCAGGCATTAAAGCTGTCGTTCCATTTGTGGGAGGGCAGGGCTTATTAACGAATGAAGGCCAGGTGTTACCGATTATTTTAACCGGTGTCGATCCGGAGCTGGAGGAAAAAGTCAGCCATATCAAAGAAAAAATGCTGATTGGCGATATGAAAAATCTAAAAAATTTTGGCATTATTCTTGGACGGGGTTTGGCCGATAGTCTCGGGGTAATGATCGGGGATAAAGTTACGATTATGATTCCACAAGCCACAGTAACCCCGGCGGGAATGGTGCCGCGTTTCAAGCGTTTCACTGTAGCAGGGGTATTTTCGGCGGGAAATGGCTTTAATTTTGATAGTAAACTGGCATTTATCAACTTGAATGATGCGCAAAAACTCATGCAGCTTGGTAATGATGTTACCGGGCTTAAGATGAAAATCAATAATATTTATAATGCGCCTAAACTGTCAGAAGTAATCGCTGCAAAACTTGGGGAAGAGTATCAGGTCGGCAATTGGACTGACCAGTTTGGTGCCTTTTTTGATGCAGTTAAAATGGAAAAGACAATGATGTTCCTTATCCTTTTACTGATTATCGGCGTGGCGGCATTTAATCTGGTCTCTTCACTGGTGATGGTTGTGAACGATAAACAATCAGAAATTGCCATCCTGAGAACCATCGGGGCTACGCCCGGTATTATTCTATGGACATTTATTGTTCAGGGAATGCTTGTGGGTGTGATTGGAACTTTGATAGGACTTGTAGGCGGTATTATTCTTGCAAGCAATGCCACGGCGATTGTGAACTGGCTGCAGGCCTTTTTCGATACCCGTGTTCTGTCTTCCAGCATCTATTTTGTGGATTACCTTCCTTCGAAAATTATGCTAAGTGATTTAGTTAAAATTTGCGCTGCTGCTTTGACAATGAGTTTTCTGGCTACTATTTATCCTGCCTGGCGCGCTTCAAAAACAGTGATTGCGGAGGCACTTCATTATGAGTAA
- the hppD gene encoding 4-hydroxyphenylpyruvate dioxygenase, whose protein sequence is MHHKHLEHNPCGLDGFAFLEFSAENPSQLHKQFEQMGFTAIATHKTEDITLYQQGQIQFIVNAAKNCQAEEHARTHGAGACAMGFRVNDAKKAYAYALQHGATAFQDCKHADHGLLGIQAIGGSVIYFVDDSQKPYTDHWNIIKVEDAEGTGLTFIDHLTHNVYRGNMDKWAQFYEEIFNFSQIRFFNIKGQMTGLISRALGSPCGKIKIPLNESKDDQSQIEEFLHEYRGEGIQHIALNTNDICHTVQALRQHQVQFLDVPDTYYEMIDSRIPWHREPIAKLKEQKILIDGEREESGGLLLQIFTENVFGPVFFEIIQRKGNEGFGEGNFQALFEAIERDQIRRGTLSAS, encoded by the coding sequence ATGCATCATAAGCATTTAGAGCACAATCCCTGCGGTTTGGATGGTTTCGCTTTTCTGGAATTTTCTGCGGAAAATCCCAGCCAGCTACATAAACAGTTCGAGCAAATGGGATTTACAGCAATTGCTACCCATAAAACTGAGGATATTACCCTTTATCAGCAGGGACAAATTCAATTTATTGTTAATGCTGCGAAAAACTGTCAGGCGGAAGAGCATGCTAGAACTCATGGCGCTGGCGCCTGTGCAATGGGCTTTCGGGTTAATGATGCTAAAAAAGCATACGCCTATGCATTACAGCATGGTGCCACTGCATTTCAGGATTGTAAGCATGCCGATCATGGCTTATTAGGCATTCAGGCAATTGGCGGTAGTGTGATTTACTTTGTTGATGACAGTCAAAAACCCTACACCGATCATTGGAACATCATCAAAGTAGAGGATGCTGAGGGAACAGGTTTAACCTTTATAGATCATTTAACCCATAATGTTTACCGCGGTAATATGGATAAATGGGCGCAGTTTTATGAAGAAATATTTAATTTTTCTCAAATTCGTTTTTTCAATATCAAAGGGCAAATGACTGGCCTAATCAGCCGGGCATTGGGCAGTCCCTGCGGCAAAATCAAGATTCCGCTTAACGAATCCAAAGATGATCAATCACAAATCGAAGAGTTTCTGCATGAATATCGGGGCGAAGGCATTCAGCATATTGCTTTAAATACCAACGATATCTGCCACACCGTGCAGGCCTTGCGCCAACATCAGGTGCAGTTTTTGGATGTTCCTGATACTTACTATGAGATGATAGATAGCAGAATACCCTGGCATCGTGAACCTATTGCCAAATTAAAAGAACAAAAAATTCTGATTGATGGTGAAAGGGAAGAAAGCGGCGGCCTGCTGCTGCAGATTTTTACCGAGAACGTCTTTGGACCGGTATTTTTTGAAATCATCCAGCGTAAGGGCAATGAAGGCTTTGGTGAAGGGAACTTCCAGGCTTTATTTGAAGCGATTGAACGCGATCAGATACGCCGCGGTACTTTATCTGCTTCTTAA
- a CDS encoding Leu/Phe/Val dehydrogenase, which produces MMSVETIRKNDPVSPIHDDFLEYALGHGFGEVHFKVDSATGMKAMVAIHNTKLGPALGGCRFIEYPNTQSAIYDAMRLARGMSYKAASVNLPLGGGKAVIIKPAGNYDRDAYLHSFGEFVNDLGGRYITALDSGTELRDMDIIAQHTRHVASLSSHNGDPSPSTAKGVLRGIQAAVEFKLGKGSLAGLHVAVQGLGHVGFLLARHLHEQGAILSVSDVNHEVVERAVKEFGATAVPTDIIHKLPCDVFAPCALGAVINDMSIGQLQTTIIAGAANNQLAHSYHGQLLHEKGILYAADYVINAGGLIFAASKYLHTPEEQVNQQIDSIRSHLLEIFSRSQRENQPTSVIADTMAQEKLA; this is translated from the coding sequence ATGATGTCTGTTGAAACAATAAGAAAAAATGATCCTGTCTCCCCCATTCATGACGATTTTTTGGAGTACGCATTAGGACATGGATTTGGAGAGGTGCATTTTAAGGTTGACTCCGCAACCGGGATGAAAGCAATGGTGGCTATACATAACACCAAGCTTGGCCCGGCTTTGGGTGGTTGCCGTTTTATTGAATACCCGAATACACAAAGCGCAATTTATGATGCCATGCGTCTTGCCCGGGGAATGAGCTACAAAGCCGCCTCTGTCAATTTACCGCTCGGAGGAGGCAAAGCCGTTATTATTAAACCAGCCGGGAATTATGATCGGGATGCCTATCTCCATTCCTTTGGCGAATTCGTTAATGATTTGGGCGGACGCTATATTACAGCCCTGGATAGCGGTACAGAATTGCGCGATATGGATATCATTGCCCAGCACACAAGGCATGTAGCCAGTTTATCCAGCCATAATGGGGATCCTTCACCGTCTACTGCAAAAGGCGTGCTCAGAGGTATTCAGGCTGCGGTGGAATTTAAACTGGGTAAAGGTAGTTTAGCGGGTCTGCATGTAGCCGTTCAGGGTTTGGGACATGTTGGATTCTTACTAGCCAGGCATCTTCATGAACAAGGTGCGATTCTTAGTGTTTCTGATGTGAATCATGAAGTCGTTGAGCGAGCGGTCAAAGAATTTGGCGCCACAGCAGTTCCAACGGATATTATTCATAAACTTCCCTGCGATGTATTTGCCCCTTGCGCCCTTGGTGCAGTGATTAATGATATGAGCATTGGACAATTACAAACAACAATTATTGCCGGTGCAGCTAACAACCAGCTCGCTCATAGCTATCATGGTCAATTGCTGCATGAAAAAGGTATTCTTTATGCTGCTGATTATGTAATCAATGCGGGCGGCCTGATTTTCGCGGCCAGTAAATACCTCCATACACCCGAAGAGCAGGTCAATCAGCAAATCGACAGCATCCGCAGCCATCTGCTTGAAATTTTCTCCCGCTCACAAAGAGAAAACCAGCCAACCAGTGTGATTGCCGATACGATGGCTCAGGAAAAATTGGCATAA
- the lolD gene encoding lipoprotein-releasing ABC transporter ATP-binding protein LolD, which produces MSKTSLSCTNLSKSYHDGTSTVDVLKGVNLSVEQGESLAIIGPSGSGKSTLLHLLGGLDKPSGGDVMIDRQNWQSLSEKQRCRLRNQNLGFVYQFHHLLPEFTALENVAMTLLLGDKSVAEAESLAHSMLEKVGLQHRLTHKPSQLSGGERQRVAIARALVHKPRFVLADEPTGNLDQETATRIFELMLELNQSLNTALVIVTHDQQLASRMNRVKTIQDGVLA; this is translated from the coding sequence ATGAGTAAGACCAGTTTATCCTGCACTAATTTAAGCAAATCCTATCATGACGGTACTTCAACGGTTGATGTGTTGAAGGGTGTGAATTTGAGTGTGGAACAGGGAGAAAGCCTGGCTATTATTGGCCCATCTGGCTCAGGAAAAAGTACATTGCTCCATTTGCTGGGAGGCTTGGACAAGCCAAGCGGAGGGGATGTGATGATTGATCGACAAAACTGGCAAAGCCTTTCTGAGAAGCAGCGTTGCCGCTTACGCAATCAAAATCTGGGATTTGTCTATCAGTTTCACCATTTATTGCCCGAGTTTACTGCATTGGAGAATGTTGCTATGACGCTCCTGCTTGGGGATAAATCAGTTGCTGAAGCAGAGTCTCTGGCTCATTCCATGCTTGAAAAAGTGGGCTTGCAGCATCGACTAACGCATAAGCCCTCACAGCTTTCTGGCGGTGAGCGGCAGCGTGTCGCGATCGCCAGAGCACTTGTGCATAAGCCACGTTTTGTACTGGCGGATGAGCCTACAGGTAATCTGGATCAGGAGACAGCCACAAGAATATTTGAACTGATGCTTGAACTTAATCAGTCATTAAATACTGCGCTGGTGATTGTGACCCATGATCAGCAGCTGGCCTCCAGAATGAATAGGGTGAAGACAATCCAGGATGGGGTGTTGGCTTAA
- a CDS encoding class I SAM-dependent methyltransferase, translating into MKQLNLTPELYDYMLSVSLREHPALKALRDETSTMMLAAMQVAPEQAQFMQFLLKMLGATKVLEVGTFTGYSALAMALALPEYGKVITCDISREWTDKAHPFWEASGQADKIDLRLGPAVNTLQALLDDGYQREFDFIFIDADKTNYVNYYEMALKLVKTNGIIAIDNVFWDGKVIDSSETGGQTREIRRLNELLRQDERVDTSLLAIADGLFLVKLKPEFAES; encoded by the coding sequence ATGAAACAATTAAATCTCACCCCTGAGCTGTACGACTATATGTTGTCAGTTTCGCTTCGTGAACATCCCGCATTGAAAGCCTTGCGGGATGAAACCTCGACCATGATGCTTGCTGCTATGCAAGTGGCTCCTGAGCAAGCGCAATTCATGCAGTTTTTACTAAAAATGCTGGGCGCGACCAAGGTGCTGGAAGTGGGTACTTTCACCGGCTACAGCGCTTTGGCAATGGCTTTGGCTTTACCGGAGTATGGAAAAGTTATCACCTGCGACATTAGCAGGGAATGGACCGATAAAGCACATCCATTCTGGGAAGCATCAGGGCAGGCAGATAAAATTGATTTACGCTTAGGCCCTGCAGTTAATACGCTGCAGGCTTTGCTTGATGATGGGTATCAACGCGAATTTGATTTTATTTTTATTGATGCCGATAAAACCAATTATGTTAACTACTATGAAATGGCTTTAAAACTTGTCAAAACAAATGGGATTATTGCAATCGACAACGTTTTTTGGGATGGTAAAGTCATTGACAGTTCGGAAACCGGGGGGCAAACCCGGGAAATAAGACGTCTCAATGAATTGCTTAGACAGGATGAGCGGGTAGATACCAGCCTGTTGGCAATAGCTGACGGTCTGTTTCTAGTTAAACTGAAACCTGAATTTGCAGAATCATAA
- a CDS encoding fumarylacetoacetate hydrolase family protein: protein MKLASLKSDSRDGILCVVNQHGTQAVQVSTIASTLQYALERWTQVEEPLREVYQLLNEDKLADAFPLDPRNLHSPLPRAFQWADGSAYVNHVELVRKARGAELPANFWTDPLMYQGGSDAFLGPRDPIPVRDEAYGIDFEAEVAVITDDVPMGITPEAAIKHIKLLMLVNDVSLRNLIPDEIAKSFGFFQSKPASSFSPFAVTPDELGQYWDGNRLHLPLISHLNGLLFGQPDAGTDMTFSFPQLIAHAAKTRHLAAGTIIGSGTVSNTDRSKGSSCIAERRMLEVLEQGKPSTPFMRFGDRIRIEMLDDRQQSIFGAIDQVVQAYPLKGEL from the coding sequence ATGAAGTTAGCCAGCCTCAAATCGGATTCCAGGGACGGTATTCTCTGTGTGGTTAATCAGCACGGAACCCAGGCAGTGCAGGTAAGTACTATTGCATCAACCCTGCAATATGCACTGGAGCGATGGACCCAGGTGGAAGAGCCTCTCAGAGAAGTGTACCAGCTGCTTAATGAAGACAAGCTGGCAGACGCTTTTCCTCTTGACCCCCGCAATCTACACTCCCCTCTTCCCAGGGCTTTTCAATGGGCAGATGGCAGCGCTTATGTAAATCATGTGGAATTAGTCAGAAAAGCGCGTGGTGCCGAGCTTCCTGCCAACTTCTGGACAGATCCACTCATGTATCAGGGAGGCTCTGATGCCTTTCTTGGCCCAAGAGATCCTATCCCAGTACGTGATGAAGCCTATGGCATTGATTTTGAGGCGGAAGTCGCAGTTATCACAGACGATGTTCCTATGGGTATTACACCCGAAGCAGCGATAAAGCATATTAAACTGCTTATGCTGGTCAATGATGTCTCTTTGAGAAATCTGATACCGGATGAAATTGCAAAAAGCTTTGGTTTTTTTCAATCCAAACCTGCCAGCAGTTTTTCGCCATTTGCAGTCACTCCTGATGAATTAGGTCAGTACTGGGATGGTAATCGCCTGCATTTGCCGCTTATAAGTCACCTTAACGGCCTGCTTTTTGGACAACCCGATGCAGGAACAGATATGACCTTTTCTTTCCCTCAACTTATCGCCCATGCAGCGAAAACAAGGCATCTCGCGGCAGGAACGATTATTGGTTCAGGAACCGTATCAAATACCGATCGAAGCAAGGGCTCATCCTGTATTGCTGAGCGCCGCATGCTCGAAGTACTGGAACAGGGGAAACCATCAACCCCTTTTATGCGCTTTGGTGACCGGATTCGAATTGAAATGCTCGATGACCGGCAACAATCTATCTTCGGCGCAATCGACCAGGTTGTTCAAGCTTATCCATTGAAAGGTGAACTGTGA
- the mesI gene encoding Dot/Icm T4SS effector metaeffector MesI, with protein sequence MPQSQAQIRELLKQPKVPVDEIISELSDWQFHDLALFYTHSQTQKNVLDMPIFDRLWRAHREKISLADSPDFKLKKQIGFSDRELVLGFGLYYSAMSFKKQYQQKSLPKYEEAFLKYLKLAMQYGSIQAFRIALTKLQVEVSNEKSSVQDLVDNVGKVLINWKPVLLKHRTPGALLLASGFHFFARKLIEKQGSAAQIMAAYQSLWEQLHLAQLCLDSSDDAINNAYLCMGLGLSNAYDLPAIEIMKKAVREESETFMSVRQREQMEIIAASTFDTKLQIVRLKAPAFSLGSSNSEHTKTIKESFKNIISGPGRS encoded by the coding sequence ATGCCGCAGAGTCAAGCCCAAATACGTGAGTTGCTAAAACAGCCAAAAGTACCGGTGGATGAAATTATTTCGGAGTTGTCTGACTGGCAATTTCATGATCTTGCCCTCTTCTATACGCATAGCCAAACCCAAAAAAATGTTTTGGACATGCCCATCTTTGATCGCTTATGGCGTGCGCATAGAGAAAAGATAAGCCTGGCCGACTCACCCGACTTTAAACTGAAAAAGCAAATTGGCTTTTCAGATCGGGAGCTGGTTCTGGGTTTTGGATTATATTACTCCGCCATGAGTTTTAAAAAACAATATCAGCAAAAGTCATTGCCTAAATATGAAGAAGCTTTTCTTAAATATTTAAAATTGGCGATGCAATATGGTTCGATTCAGGCATTTCGTATTGCTTTGACTAAATTGCAAGTGGAAGTGAGTAATGAAAAGTCAAGTGTTCAGGATTTAGTAGATAATGTTGGCAAGGTTTTAATCAATTGGAAGCCGGTTTTGCTTAAACATAGAACCCCAGGGGCTTTATTATTAGCGAGTGGATTTCACTTTTTTGCACGCAAACTGATAGAAAAGCAAGGAAGTGCAGCGCAGATCATGGCCGCTTATCAAAGTCTTTGGGAGCAACTGCATTTAGCCCAATTATGCCTTGATAGTTCTGATGACGCGATAAATAATGCTTATCTTTGCATGGGACTGGGTTTATCCAATGCTTATGATCTTCCTGCCATTGAAATCATGAAGAAAGCTGTCCGCGAGGAATCTGAAACATTCATGTCGGTTAGACAACGGGAGCAAATGGAGATTATCGCGGCTTCAACCTTTGATACAAAGTTGCAGATAGTCAGGCTAAAAGCACCGGCGTTTAGTCTGGGGAGTTCAAATAGTGAACATACAAAAACCATCAAGGAGTCATTCAAAAATATAATTTCAGGACCAGGAAGATCCTGA
- a CDS encoding glycerophosphoryl diester phosphodiesterase encodes MPLQIHNHVIGHRGAAGYAPENTQASFDKALALGCTAVEFDIMLTADGEPYVFHDENLKRTTNGQGELGLVNADYVKNLDAGSWFSKQYKSEKVLHFRDLIKWLVFSNVTANVEIKPYPGTAEQTAITVLSYINRFWPQSREMPLVSSFDYNVLSLCRSLSPELPLGLLLDRWEKDWLKKAKELQCFSIHINRRALTAERVKEIKDQGYQLYVYTVNWKRQAKKLIEWGVDAVFSDYPDLLS; translated from the coding sequence ATGCCGCTTCAAATCCATAATCATGTGATTGGCCATCGCGGGGCTGCCGGTTATGCCCCGGAAAATACCCAGGCCTCTTTTGACAAAGCGCTGGCTCTGGGGTGTACTGCCGTTGAATTCGATATCATGCTGACTGCTGATGGTGAGCCCTATGTTTTTCATGACGAAAATCTTAAAAGAACCACCAATGGACAGGGTGAGTTGGGACTGGTCAATGCTGACTATGTAAAAAACCTGGATGCCGGCAGCTGGTTTTCAAAACAGTATAAATCTGAAAAGGTTCTGCATTTTCGTGATTTGATTAAATGGCTGGTATTTTCAAATGTGACTGCCAATGTTGAAATAAAGCCCTATCCTGGCACTGCAGAACAAACCGCAATTACAGTTTTGTCTTATATTAATCGTTTTTGGCCTCAGTCAAGAGAAATGCCTCTGGTATCCAGTTTTGATTACAATGTCCTTTCCTTGTGCCGCAGTTTATCTCCAGAGTTACCCTTGGGTTTGCTCCTTGATCGCTGGGAAAAAGACTGGCTCAAAAAAGCTAAAGAGCTTCAGTGTTTTTCCATTCATATCAATAGGAGAGCATTGACTGCAGAGCGTGTTAAGGAAATTAAAGACCAGGGCTATCAATTGTATGTGTACACCGTCAATTGGAAGCGTCAGGCTAAAAAATTAATCGAATGGGGGGTTGATGCGGTGTTCAGCGACTACCCTGATTTACTATCATGA